The segment CAGGCCCATGCCGAACTCGAAGCCTTCGCCGCCCGCTATTTCGATGCGCCGCGCACCCTGTTCTTCGCCAATGGCTTTCAGGCCAATTACGCCCTGATCACCACACTGATCGACCGCCATGATGTGGCGATTTTCGATAGTCTCTGCCACGCCAGTATGCGCGACGGCCTGCACGCCAGCCATTGCCGCAGCCTGAAGGTGCGCCACAATGACCTCGATGCGTTTGAGGCCGCCCTGCAAAAACCGCGCTCAGGCCGGGCCTGGGTGCTGATCGAGTCGGTGTACAGCATGGAGGGCGATGTGGCCCCGGTGGCCGAATTGCTGGGCTTATGCGAACGCCATGACGCCATGCTGATCGTCGATGAAGCGCACGGCACAGGCGTCTTTGGCGCGCATGGGCGCGGCGTCAGCGAGGGTCTGGCCCATGAACGCCTGATCAGCCTGCACACCTGCGGCAAGGCGCTCGGCGTCGCGGGCGGACTGGTCTGCGCGCGCGCCGACATCATCGAGTATCTGATCAATTTCGCCCGCCCCTTCATCTATTCCACCGCCCCCATGCCGCTTCAGGCCGTGCTGGTGCAAAAAGCGCTCGAACTGGTGCGCGACGAACCCGAACGGCGCGAACGGCTCCTTGGCCTGCAAGGCTTTGCCGCCGAACGCCTGAAGATGGCGGTATCGAGCCCGATCATCCCCATCCTGATCGGTGAGGACGCCAAAGCCGTCGCCATCGCACACAGCCTGCAACAGCAGGGCTTTGACATCCGCGCCATCCGCCCGCCCACCGTGCCCGCTAGCACGGCGCGCCTGCGTTTGTCGCTCAATGCCGGTCTGACGCCGGACGACATCGCCGCTTTCGCCACCGCCCTCTCGCCGCTGCTGGAGACGCCATGAGCCGTTTCATCATCACCGGCACCGATACGGGCATCGGCAAGACGGCGGTTTCGGCCATGCTGACGCTTTCGCTTCATGCCGATTACTGGAAGCCGATCCAGTCTGGAGCCGAAGACGGCACCGACCGTAACACGGTACAAAGCCTGACCGGCCTGCCCGATGCGCGCTTCCTGCCCGAAGCCTATATCCTGACCCAGCCCCTGTCGCCGCACCGCGCCGCCGAACTGGACGGCGTGGCGATCGACGAAGCCCGCCTGGCCGTGCCGCCCACGTCCAACCCGCTGATCATCGAAGGGGCGGGCGGCCTGCTGGTGCCGGTGACGCGCCAGCTTTTGCAGATCGACCTGTTCAAAGCTTGGGACGCGCCGCTGATCCTGTGCGCCCGCACCGGGCTTGGCACGATCAACCACACGCTTCTCTCCATTGAAGCCCTGCGCGCCCGCCACATGCCCTTGCACGGCCTCATCTTTATCGGCGACGATAATACCGATAATATCCGCACCATCGCCGACACCTCCGGCGCGCGCGTGCTGGGCCGCCTGCCCCGGCTGGAGCGGCTGGACAAAGACGCCCTGACAGCCGCCTTCGCCGATCATTTCCACAAGGCCGATTTCCCATGACCTCCCCCCTCTGGCATCCGTTTACGCAGCACGCCCTCATGCCGGAACAGGTGTTTATCGACCGGGCTGAGGGTGCCTATCTCTATGATCGCTCAGGAAAACGCATTATCGACGCCATTTCCTCATGGTGGGTCAATATTCACGGCCATAACCATCCGAAGATCGTCAGCGCCGTACAGGCGCAGGCCGCGCAGCTTGACCAGATCATCTTCGCCGGTTTCACCCACGCCCCCGCCGAAGAACTGGCAGCCAGGCTGGTGGCCCTGACCGGCCCCGAACTGACGCGGGTGTTTTTCTCCGACAGCGGTTCCACCGCCGTTGAGGTGGCCCTGAAAATGGCGCTCGGCTACTGGACGCATAAGGGCAAAGCGCGCGGTGGCATCGTCACGCTCGATCACGCCTATCACGGCGATACGTTCGGCGGCATGTCGGTGGGCGGGCGCAGCGTTTTCAACGCCGCCTATGAGCCGATGCTGTTCGATGTCCACCGCCTGCCCTGCCCCATGCCGGGCGCTGAGCACCTGACCGTCGAAGCATTCGAGCGGCTTTTGCAGACGCAAGGCGACGACATGGCCGCCCTGATCCTTGAGCCGCTGGTGCTGGGGGCCGCCGGTATGCTGATGTACAGCCCCACCACCTTGCGCGCGCTTTATGATCTGTGTCAGCGCTATGGCGTGCTGTTCATCGCCGATGAGGTGATGACCGGCTGGGGCCGCACCGGCACGCGCTTCGCCTGCGATCAGGCGGGGATCACGCCCGATATTGTCTGCCTGTCCAAAGGCTTAACCGGCGGCTACCTGCCCCTGGCCGTCACAATGGCCAGCGAAGAGATTTACCAGGCCTTTTATAGTCCCGACCGCGCCAAGACCTTCTTCCACTCCTCGTCCTTTACCGGCAATCCGCTGGCCTGCGCCGCCGCCAATGCGTCACTGGCCCTGTGGGACGAAGAGCCGGTGATGGCGCGCATCCAGACCCTGCATCGCCAGCAGGCCGCCCTGATCCCGCATCTCGCCGCCCGCCCGGACGTGACGAATATCCGCCATACCGGCACGATCCTCGCCTTTGATCTGCGCGTTGACGATCCCGGCTATCTGTCGGGCATCGGGCCGAAGCTTTATCGTTATTTCATCAACCACGGCATTCTGTTGCGTCCGCTCGGTGAAACCCTTTATATGCTGCCACCCTATTGCGTTACGAAAGACGATCTGGATGTTATTGTCGCAACCCTTGACGGCGCCCTTGATGCTCTCGCGCATGGCGAGCTTGAATAGCGAGCAGGAGACGCCGTTTTACGACTTTCTGACGGCTGTCATCGCCCGGCCTGACGACCACATCCGCTTTCTCAACCTGTTGTCTTTGCTCGAACATACCGGCAGCCGCAAGATCATGCTGTCGCAGATGAAGGGTATATTGACGCAGGATATTCTCAAGCATCTGGCTGAGGAAACGCGCCATGCCTTCTTCTTCAAGCGCGAGGCCGAGAAGCTGGCCATGCGCCCGCTCGAAGGCTATCCGCCCGCCGATACGATGTGCGCAGGCCCCGGCCAGCTCTATTTCGGCCGGCTGGATGCGGGCCTGACAGGCGGTTTTCCGGCCAAAAGCCACGCCGAAATCGGCTATCTGTGGGTGTCTCTGGTGGTCGAGCTGCGCGCGCTCTGGGTCTATCGCCTGTACCAGAAGGCGCTCAGCGCCGCCAGCTATCCCCTGCCGCTCAAAGGCATTATCGCCGAGGAAGACAACCACCTGATCAGCATGGTGGAGCGGCTCGACGAACTGGGTTTCGATACCGAAGCCGCCCTCGCTCCCGCCTGTGAGCTTGAAAAGCACCTGTTCGGCAAGCTGTTCGGTCATCTGCGTTCGGCGGTGCTCTGACCGCCCATAAACCGCGATAAGTTAGAGCGGTCTGCATTCTGATTGAATCGGTCAAAGGCATGCAATCCGCTCTATGTTTTACATTTTTCCGCATCTCGCATTCAATTTGTAAGTCAAATTAAACGCTCGTTGCTCTAGAGCGGTCTGCATTCTGATTGAATCGGTCAAAGGCATGCAACCCGCTCTACATTTTACGTTTTTCCGCATCTCGCATTCAATTTGTAAGTCAAATTAAACGCTCGTTGCTCTAGCTTCGGCGCAGGCGGGCCCGCGACAGGCGCTGGTCTTCGAGCGAATAATAGAGCCAGATATTGCCCTGATCGACGATGGCCGAGGCGGCGAAGGCAATATCGGTATCGGTGCGGTTGCTGGTGGGCGGCGGGGTCAGCAGCGGCTGGATACAGCGATCAACCACGCTCAGGCAATCGGGCGAAAACGCCACCCAGCCGATGCGCCAGCGCGCATCGCGCGTCGCGCCGTTGTAAAACATGACCGGCCTTGCGGGATCGTCCATCAGCATCGGCCCGGTCGAGAGGTGCCAGTTGTCCCAGCCGTCCTCGCGCGGCAGAAACGGGGCCGGTTTTTCCTGCCACGGCCCATCAACATCGGGGCCGATGGCCAGACCGATGCGCGACGCCTCATCGGCGGCATATTCGTAAAAGAGTCGCCACTGGCCATCACGGGTGCGCCCGACCGTCGCCTCCTTGGTATTGCCCATCGACTTGCTGGAGGCCAGGGCCACGCCGTTCTTCTTCAGGCTTTGCAGGTCAGGCCCCGTGGCGTAAAACAGTTCGCCGTGCGTCATATCGGCGCTCACCCCGGTATAATAGACGAGATAGCCGCCCTCAGCCAGACAGACCACGGTCGGATCCTCGACCCCGCCCGTATCATTGGGCTGCGGGCCGCCGATAATCGAAGGCTCGTCAAACATATCGAAGGTCACGCCGTCATGGCTCCAGCCGGCCCAGATCTGGCCGGTATCGGTCTGCGGCTGATCCTTCGCGGGCACGGCGCGCACCATGATGCCGAAACGGCCATCAGCCTCCTGCCAGACATAGGGGCTCATCAGGCTCCGCCCGCACAGGGCCAGCGGGCCGTTCAGCCAGACGCCCTGTATCTCCTCGACATTGAAATCGAGGCTCTGACTGGCTTTTTGCATCTTGTCTTTTTTGGGCTTGTTCATCAGGCACCGACTCCGAGCAGCAGCGACAGGCCACCATCAATGACGATGCTGGCGCCGGTAATATAGCCCGCCTCTTCCGAAGCCAGCCACAGGGCAAGCCGCGCCACCTCTTCGGGCTGACCGGCGCGCTGCATGGGAATGTTTTTCTCCAGCTTTTTGCGGTAGGCCTCGTCCTGCATGGCGCGGGCATTCATCGGCGTCAGGATCATGCCCGGCTCGATGGCGTTGATGCGCACACCGCGCGCCGCCTCCTCGATCGCCAGTGTTTCAACCAGATTTTTCAGCCCGCCCTTGGCCGCGCCATAGGCCGCCCCACCGGCCCTGACCACCTCGGCATGGATCGAGGAAATGTGCAGGATGGCGGCGGGGACTGCGCCCTCGCCCCGGCCCTTCAGAAACCGTTTCGAGGTCAGGAACGCACCGGTCAGATCGGTATCGATACGCAGTCGCCAGTCGGCCAGACTCATCTCGCGCACATGGACGCCCTGCATATTGACGCCCGCCGAATTGACCAGCACCTGAGCCGGGCCATAGTCGGCCTCGGTGGCGGTGAAGGCGGCCTCCACCGAGGCCTCGTCATCGACCGAACACTGTACGATGCGGGCGTGGCCGCCCCTGGCGCGCGCTTTCTGGGCCACGGCCTCGGCGGCGGCCCTGTCCTGATGGTAAAGAATGGCCACCCGGTCGCCTGCCCCGGCAAAGGCCATGACGCAGGCCGCCCCTATGCCGGAATCGCCGCCGGTGACGATCACACATCTGCCCTGTGCCTTATCCGATGCCATATTCCGTCTCTTTATATCTGCTTTGTGGCACTATATTGCCGCAGCCAATCTAGGGAGAGCGCGCCTCTGAATCCTATAGGGTTTAGGGCTTTAGAAATAAATTTCCGGTGCTGCATTTAATAAGTACCCAAATATTGGTGAATATTTGCAATATAATTTTGAAATTAAAGCCTGTTTCTCATATTTATCCGAAAGTATCTCAATAGAAATATTTCAATTTAGAAATATATAATCACCGTAATCGACCATTAGGTCTGAATATATACAAACCGAGACGCGAATGCACGTAAAGCGCCAAAGTCATATTTACATAATATTTATATCAGCGCCCGGTTTCAGTCTCACCTCTTCATGGTTTTCGCCTGAAGCGTCTGGTGTCGCTGACAAGTGGGCGGGTTCATTGCCTGCCCTCAAACCTTCCGGCCGTTAGAGCGTGTTCCGATCTGATTGGATCAGATCGGCGCTCTAAGCTTATGTTTTTACGCGCATCCCGAAAAGTGCGTCACACTTTTCGGGATGCGCTCTAGAGCAACGAGCGTTTAATTTGACTTACAAATTGAAGGCGAGATGCGGAAAAACGTAAAATGTAGAGCGGGTTGCATGCCTTTGACCGATTCAATCAGAATGCAGACCGCTCTAGTCAAGAAAGGTGACCCCGTTGGTTGTCGCCGCCCCCCTCCCCTTCTTCGCTTCGCTCGATCGGAAGGGTGGCAGACGGCACAGCCGACGCAGGTGTCTATTTCTTAGCGGACATGATAGCGGACACAGAACCGGTCATATAAACGGCCTTGTTATAAATTTATTGATATTATATAAGATATTATAAACCCTGATGACCGGCATTTATAACGGACATAACATCATGATCGATCGCGGCGAACATGTCGGGCTGATGGAGCCGGTCATTCCCGGCAGCGCGGCGCGCGGGCGCGGCGAGCTGATCGATCTGGCCCTCGAACTGGCGCAGCAATCGGCGGGTTTCCGCCGCAGCCTGCCGCCGGAAATCGCCACCTCCTTAAGCGATCTCGTCCGGGCGATGAACTGCTATTACAGCAATCTGATCGAGGGCCACAACACCCATCCGGTCGAGATCGAAAGGGCGCTGCAACAGGATTACAGCACAGACAGCGCCAAGCGCGACCTGCAACTGGAGGCCGCCGCCCATATCGCCGTCCAGGCCTGGATAGATAAGGGGGGGATAGACAAGGGGGGGATTGATAAGGGCGGACTTGCGTGTGATCCGCTCAGCACCGCCGCCATTTTCGAGATTCACCGCCGCTTTTACGACCACCTGCCCGACAGCCTGAAATGGGTCGAAAACCCCGATACGGGCCAGCGCATCGCGGTGACGGGCGGGGCGGCGCGCACGCTCGATGTCCGCGTCGGACGCCATGTCAGCATCAGCCCCGGCGCCGTCATGCGCTTCATGGCAAGGCTTGAAGAGGCGTTTCGCCATCTCGGCAAGGCGGAGCGGATCATGGCCACGGCGGCGGCCCATCATCGTCTGTTGTGGATCCACCCGTTTCTCGACGGCAATGGCCGGGTGGCCCGCCTCGTGTCACATGCCATGTGGCTGGAGCCGCTCGAAACCGGCGGCCTGTGGTCGGTGTCGCGCGGCCTGGCCCGTCAGGTCGAAACCTATAAGCGCCATCTGGCCCAGTGCGACGAAGGCCGTCAGGGCGACCGCGACGGTCGGGGCAATCTGAGCGAGGCCGCCCTCGTCGATTTCACGCGCTTCTTCCTGCAAACCGCGCTCGATCAGGTGCGCTTCATGGAGAGCCTCGTCCAGCCAGACCGGCTGCGCGCCCGGCTCAGGCTATGGGCGCAGGAAGAGATGGCGCTGGGCACCCTGCCCGCTCGCTGCAACCTGTTGCTCGACGCCCTGCTCTATCGCGGCGAAATCCAGCGCGGCGATGCAGCGGCGATCACCGGCCTTGGTGAGCGGCAGGCGCGCCGCGTCCTGTCGGCCTTAAGCGATGCCGGCGTGCTGGCCTCGCCCTCTCCGCGCGGCGCCATCCGGCTGGCCTTCCCGGCACGACTGGCCGGGCGCTGGATGCCGGGCCTTTTCCCCGAAGCCTGAATCAGACTATCAGATAGCTACCGGATAGCGGTTAGCTATCTTACGTCTTTACGGCTAGCTATCCGCTAGCTGGCCGAAAGCTTTTGTCTATCTGTTAAGTATATATTAGCTTTCGGAAAGCTATGGGTAAGTTGTCTGGTGACTATCTGGCGGCTTTACGGAAGCTTTCTAACCTCAGCCGAATCAGGCTAGCTTCACTGCAAGCATAGGCTATCGGCCAGCTACCAGATAGCCGTCCGCTATCCGTCCGGGTTCACAAAGCCACCTGTGCGCAAATTCAAAGGAAGACCATGCCCGTCATCTCGTTCATTTCCCCCAAGGGCGGGGTCGGCAAGACCACCGCCGCCACGCTGCTGGCCACGCAACTGGCGCGCAAGGCCCGCGTGATCGTCATCGACGCCGACCCGAACCGGCCGATTGCCGCCTGGTCGCAACTCAAGGGCTGCCCGGAAAACCTGACCATTATTTCCGACGCCAATCAGGAAAACATCCTCGACAAGATCGAGCAGGCCGCCGCCGAAGCGCCGTTTGTGGTCGTCGATTGCGAAGGCACGGCGTCGCTGACCGTCGCCTATGCCATCGGCGCCTCCGATCTGGTGGTGGTGCCGACGCAAGGCTCGCAGCTTGACGCCAAACAGGCCGCCAAGGCCTTGTCTCTGATCAAGAATACCGAGCGCCAGTCGCGCCGCCCGATCCCGCACGCCGTCCTGTTGACCCGCACCAATCCGGTCATCAAACCGCGCACCCTGACCAGCATCCACCAGCAATTGCGCGACCACGGCGTCAGCCTGTTCCAGACCCAGATGCACGAGCGCGAGGCCTTCAAGGCGATGTTTTCGTTTGGCGGCACCTTAGAAGGCCTCGACCGCGCCCAGGTCAATAATATCGACAAGGCCATCAGCAATGCGCGCAGTTTCGCCGCCGAGGTGATCGATATTCTCAAAGGCGGGGAGGGGGCGCAAACCCCCGCCGCCACCAGCACAAAGGTCGCCTGATATGACCCCCGACACAAGCAGCGAAACCCATAGCCAGCGCGCCTCGATCTTCGACGATGATCTCGATCTCGACCTGTCGGCCTTTGCGCCGCGCAGGCCCGAAAACGTCAAGCCCGACAAGGAGGCCTTGCGCACGGTCGCCGAATCGCGCGGTTTTTCGAGCCGCGAACCGGTCAGCGCGCCGCCCGCCGCCCCCGAACCGCAGCTTCAGCGCCGTTACCGCACCGGGCGCAACCGCCAGCTCAATCTGAAGGTGACCGACGAGGCGCTGCGCCGCTTCTACGCCCTGGCCGATGCGCAGGGCCTGGTGCTGGGTGAGGTGTTCGAGCAGGCCGTCAGCGCCCTGGAAGACGCCCTGAAAGCCGCTGATAAGACCGGGCGCCCCTGATCATGGCCAGGCGTCACGCAGAAAGCCAGTTCGACCTGTTCATCCCGCTGATCAGCGACCTGTCGCTGAAAGACCAGCGTGAAATCATGGAGCGGCCCTTCTTCTCGCTCGCCAAGCGCAAGCGGCTGAAACCGATCGAATATACCTCACCGGACGGCGATACCTGGGTCAAGGTGTCGGGGAATGCCGAATTCGGCATCGCCACCATCTGGGACGCCGATGTGCTGATCTGGGCGGCGTCGCAGCTCAACCGCATGAAGGAGCAGGGGGTCAATGACCTGCCGCGCACCCTGCGCACCACCTCCTATGACCTGTTGCGCGCCATCAAACGCGATACGGGCGGCAAGAGCTATCAGGAGCTGCACGCCGCCCTGCAAAGGCTGGAATCGACCACCATCCAGACCTCCTTGCGCGCCCCCAAGCGCAAGGACAAGGCGCAGTTCGGCTGGATCGACGCCTTTCAGTTGGAGGTCGATCCCGAAACAGAGGCCCCGCGCGGCATTTCGATCACCCTGTCGGACTGGGTCTATCAGGGCATTGTCACCGACAAGGCGCTGCTGACCATGCACCAGGACTATTTCCTTTTGACCGGCGGCATGGAGCGCGCCCTTTACCGCGCGGCCCGCAAACACGCCGGTGAACAGGAGCAGGGCTGGACGTGCCGGGTGTCCTTGCTGCACGAAAAGACCGGATCGGACAGTCCGCTCAAACAATTCACCTATCTGCTGAAGCGCGTCATCGCCAAGAATGCCCTGCCGGAATATGTGATGAGCCTGACCAGGGTGGCCGATGGTTCGCCCGCCGTGCATTTTGTCCGCCGCGATATAGGGGTGCGGACAGATATTCGTGAGGAACTGAAGCGGCTGGAACGGCTGAACGCCGAAGACCGCCGCCGCCTCGAACTGGATGGTCTGGAAAGATAAGGGCTTGTGGAAAAGCCGTCGGGGGAACAGTGACTTTTTACGGCGCAGATGTCGGGGGAACAGTGACCGGACTTGACACCATCTGTCGGGGGATTAGTGACCGATTCGCACCGGCTGGCGGGCGGCTGAGTCGGGGGAACAGTGACCGGATCAGGCTGATTCGCGCAAAACACGGCCAAAAGCGCCACGCGCCGCTGGAAAAGCGGTTTTCGGGGGAACAGTGACCGATTATCCCCGCTGTTTTGGCTGTGCAGGCGTCCTTCCGGGCCTGCGGATTCATCCCGCCCTGTGGATACAGGCGGGCCGGGCGGGCAAAATCATCGGGGGAACAGTGACCTTCACCACGGGGGATTGATGACTGGACAGGCGGGGGAACAGTGACGAAATCACGGGGGAACAGTGACCGGACACTCTCATATGTCTATGATTTAAAAGGTGTTTTTGCCGTTTATTTCAACCTTAACTTACTTAACTTGACTCCTTAACAAGAGTCTTTAACGCG is part of the Asticcacaulis sp. EMRT-3 genome and harbors:
- a CDS encoding 8-amino-7-oxononanoate synthase is translated as MTDFAAELARLRAADRYRSLNLPGGIDLSSNDYLGLSRHPALAQVAIAALQNGLSAGATGSRLLRGHQQAHAELEAFAARYFDAPRTLFFANGFQANYALITTLIDRHDVAIFDSLCHASMRDGLHASHCRSLKVRHNDLDAFEAALQKPRSGRAWVLIESVYSMEGDVAPVAELLGLCERHDAMLIVDEAHGTGVFGAHGRGVSEGLAHERLISLHTCGKALGVAGGLVCARADIIEYLINFARPFIYSTAPMPLQAVLVQKALELVRDEPERRERLLGLQGFAAERLKMAVSSPIIPILIGEDAKAVAIAHSLQQQGFDIRAIRPPTVPASTARLRLSLNAGLTPDDIAAFATALSPLLETP
- the bioD gene encoding dethiobiotin synthase, translated to MSRFIITGTDTGIGKTAVSAMLTLSLHADYWKPIQSGAEDGTDRNTVQSLTGLPDARFLPEAYILTQPLSPHRAAELDGVAIDEARLAVPPTSNPLIIEGAGGLLVPVTRQLLQIDLFKAWDAPLILCARTGLGTINHTLLSIEALRARHMPLHGLIFIGDDNTDNIRTIADTSGARVLGRLPRLERLDKDALTAAFADHFHKADFP
- a CDS encoding adenosylmethionine--8-amino-7-oxononanoate transaminase, coding for MTSPLWHPFTQHALMPEQVFIDRAEGAYLYDRSGKRIIDAISSWWVNIHGHNHPKIVSAVQAQAAQLDQIIFAGFTHAPAEELAARLVALTGPELTRVFFSDSGSTAVEVALKMALGYWTHKGKARGGIVTLDHAYHGDTFGGMSVGGRSVFNAAYEPMLFDVHRLPCPMPGAEHLTVEAFERLLQTQGDDMAALILEPLVLGAAGMLMYSPTTLRALYDLCQRYGVLFIADEVMTGWGRTGTRFACDQAGITPDIVCLSKGLTGGYLPLAVTMASEEIYQAFYSPDRAKTFFHSSSFTGNPLACAAANASLALWDEEPVMARIQTLHRQQAALIPHLAARPDVTNIRHTGTILAFDLRVDDPGYLSGIGPKLYRYFINHGILLRPLGETLYMLPPYCVTKDDLDVIVATLDGALDALAHGELE
- a CDS encoding SDR family oxidoreductase produces the protein MASDKAQGRCVIVTGGDSGIGAACVMAFAGAGDRVAILYHQDRAAAEAVAQKARARGGHARIVQCSVDDEASVEAAFTATEADYGPAQVLVNSAGVNMQGVHVREMSLADWRLRIDTDLTGAFLTSKRFLKGRGEGAVPAAILHISSIHAEVVRAGGAAYGAAKGGLKNLVETLAIEEAARGVRINAIEPGMILTPMNARAMQDEAYRKKLEKNIPMQRAGQPEEVARLALWLASEEAGYITGASIVIDGGLSLLLGVGA
- a CDS encoding Fic family protein, encoding MIDRGEHVGLMEPVIPGSAARGRGELIDLALELAQQSAGFRRSLPPEIATSLSDLVRAMNCYYSNLIEGHNTHPVEIERALQQDYSTDSAKRDLQLEAAAHIAVQAWIDKGGIDKGGIDKGGLACDPLSTAAIFEIHRRFYDHLPDSLKWVENPDTGQRIAVTGGAARTLDVRVGRHVSISPGAVMRFMARLEEAFRHLGKAERIMATAAAHHRLLWIHPFLDGNGRVARLVSHAMWLEPLETGGLWSVSRGLARQVETYKRHLAQCDEGRQGDRDGRGNLSEAALVDFTRFFLQTALDQVRFMESLVQPDRLRARLRLWAQEEMALGTLPARCNLLLDALLYRGEIQRGDAAAITGLGERQARRVLSALSDAGVLASPSPRGAIRLAFPARLAGRWMPGLFPEA
- a CDS encoding ParA family protein → MPVISFISPKGGVGKTTAATLLATQLARKARVIVIDADPNRPIAAWSQLKGCPENLTIISDANQENILDKIEQAAAEAPFVVVDCEGTASLTVAYAIGASDLVVVPTQGSQLDAKQAAKALSLIKNTERQSRRPIPHAVLLTRTNPVIKPRTLTSIHQQLRDHGVSLFQTQMHEREAFKAMFSFGGTLEGLDRAQVNNIDKAISNARSFAAEVIDILKGGEGAQTPAATSTKVA
- a CDS encoding stability/partitioning determinant, which translates into the protein MTPDTSSETHSQRASIFDDDLDLDLSAFAPRRPENVKPDKEALRTVAESRGFSSREPVSAPPAAPEPQLQRRYRTGRNRQLNLKVTDEALRRFYALADAQGLVLGEVFEQAVSALEDALKAADKTGRP
- a CDS encoding replication initiator protein A, which codes for MARRHAESQFDLFIPLISDLSLKDQREIMERPFFSLAKRKRLKPIEYTSPDGDTWVKVSGNAEFGIATIWDADVLIWAASQLNRMKEQGVNDLPRTLRTTSYDLLRAIKRDTGGKSYQELHAALQRLESTTIQTSLRAPKRKDKAQFGWIDAFQLEVDPETEAPRGISITLSDWVYQGIVTDKALLTMHQDYFLLTGGMERALYRAARKHAGEQEQGWTCRVSLLHEKTGSDSPLKQFTYLLKRVIAKNALPEYVMSLTRVADGSPAVHFVRRDIGVRTDIREELKRLERLNAEDRRRLELDGLER